The following are encoded together in the Lactuca sativa cultivar Salinas chromosome 1, Lsat_Salinas_v11, whole genome shotgun sequence genome:
- the LOC111915367 gene encoding F-box protein At2g02240 isoform X1: protein MVFEGIKEQIAPKSLATFQIIAYQCLHDDNKKRPTSRDVLLQLKKSLEFQEDYEIWERKLPNDYEQIFKMSKFSEIYSTEKKKDLHNLLSKGIILQKGTEWFLVGANGERNQMISAWKFLYKQRQSYKWGYVPYSRFQKVAEMLDFSNLKIKMKIKTQLLSSGVNYGIHLIFRICGPRKSLAKQMYVNLKYKKGRGSETLHAYFATWREDDWMMIELCRFSNDKENIDLEFLLESLSRYYCGSHGIYVEGIEFRAIDNVKHEETDEIQEVQQVLKSDSNMNLMQQLPTNLEEIFKRSENEDGDEKLFLLNEVNGKKYLMLSAKAAVYNYSDVKLFKTKPSIQSRFLEVIELLPQQVLRINCKIKSQMLSQDTDYACYLVFKLSEKCRGLHCPVKVRNLLHRNKKEVEIIYFRSPKPWNLHDTNQAPQQRPDGWMEVKVWKFNLNHELIKNDSFRVNLKLISYEGTLSGLILCGLEFRPL from the exons ATGGTGTTCGAAGGTATAAAAGAACAAATTGCCCCAAAATCATTGGCTACATTTCAAATAATTGCCTACCAATGCTTACATGATGATAATAAAAAACGACCAACATCACGCGATGTGCTACTACAACTCAAAAAGTCGTTGGAATTCCAA GAGGACTACGAAATATGGGAGCGCAAATTGCCCAATGATTATGAACAAATAtttaaaatgtcaaaattttcgGAGATCTACTCTACTGAAAAGAAAAAAGACCTCCACAACTTGCTCTCCAAAGGAATCATCCTTCAAAAAGGCACAGAG TGGTTTTTAGTAGGTGCTAATGGAGAAAGAAATCAAATGATATCAGCATGGAAGTTTTTATACAAACAACGCCAGTCATATAAGTGGGGATATGTTCCATACTCAAG GTTTCAAAAGGTAGCAGAGATGCTAGATTTTTCGAATCTAAAGATCAAAATGAAGATAAAAACTCAATTATTATCTTCGGGCGTCAATTATGGGATTCATCTCATCTTTAGAATTTGTGGTCCAAGAAAATCTCTAGCTAAGCAGATGTACGTAAACCTTAAGTACAAAAAGGGGAGAGGGAGCGAAACCTTACATGCATATTTCGCAACATGGAGAGAAGATGATTGGATGATGATTGAACTGTGTCGATTCTCAAATGACAAGGAAAATATTGACTTGGAGTTTCTGCTAGAAAGCCTTTCGCGATACTATTGTGGAAGCCATGGCATATATGTTGAAGGCATTGAGTTTCGAGCCATTGATAAT GTGAAACATGAAGAAACGGATGAAATACAAGAAGTGCAACAAGTCCTGAAATCAGACTCAAACATGAATCTCATGCAACAATTGCCAACTAACCTTGAAGAAATATTTAAGAGATCTGAAAATGAGGATGGAGATGAAAAG CTGTTTTTGCTCAACGAAGTGAACGGAAAGAAATATCTTATGCTTTCTGCAAAGGCTGCTGTTTACAACTATTCTGATGTGaagcttttcaaaacaaaaccatcAATTCAATCCAG ATTTCTAGAGGTGATTGAGCTTCTACCACAACAAGTGCTTCGTATCAATTGCAAGATTAAAAGTCAAATGTTATCACAAGATACAGACTACGCGTGTTATCTTGTGTTCAAGCTTTCAGAAAAGTGTCGCGGGCTGCATTGCCCTGTGAAAGTACGAAATCTACTTCACCGGAACAAGAAAGAGgttgaaattatttattttagatcCCCAAAACCATGGAATTTACATGATACTAATCAAGCTCCACAACAAAGGCCAGATGGATGGATGGAAGTTAAGGTCTGGAAATTCAACCTAAATCATGAACTCATAAAAAATGATAGTTTTCGTGTGAATTTGAAGTTAATTAGTTATGAAGGGACTCTATCCGGCCTTATTTTATGTGGCCTTGAATTTCGGCCACTGTAA
- the LOC111915367 gene encoding retrovirus-related Pol polyprotein from transposon RE1 isoform X2 — MAEIIRLTTSEVWQRLERSYRHDSHERMQTLRDSLRCLKKGNSSVSEYSSKFRSFCDQLSAIGHPVDELDKSHWFLIGLGSSFEHFSVTYRAIKPAPTFLDLVSQAESHELFLASLQESPPIAAFTTQQQRSSQSSRGGSTYRGRGRGSNSGGRGRGRRPPHCQLCRTNGHYASSCPDLASFARKDTTPDETLAQAFHAQCHVTNRSPDWYVDSGATSHMMPSTTHLDSSSPYTGHEQVIFGNGKVSPISHIGTSTLLSNLVLSDVLVVPNLTKNLLSISKLTQDSPVDVLFSNPFFTIQNRKTKEILAKGRCDNGLYVLKHGHQVFFAASSSSQLRASPELWHARLGHVSFDTLFVLNKNGCLSLTSLLPKPTICSSCQLAKSKRLPFTLNDKRSLNVLDLVHCDLWGLHRFPQQMVIHTIAYLWMTSHASLGFIL; from the coding sequence ATGGCAGAAATTATTAGACTCACCACCTCTGAAGTATGGCAAAGACTTGAGCGTTCCTATCGTCATGACTCTCATGAACGTATGCAAACCCTCAGAGACTCTCTTCGGTGCCTAAAAAAGGGTAACTCCTCTGTTTCTGAATACAGCTCTAAGTTTCGATCATTTTGTGACCAATTATCAGCAATCGGTCACCCTGTGGATGAACTTGACAAATCACATTGGTTTCTTATTGGTCTTGGCTCCTCTTTTGAGCACTTCTCTGTCACTTATAGAGCAATTAAGCCTGCTCCAACCTTTCTTGATTTAGTCTCTCAAGCTGAATCTCATGAACTGTTCTTGGCCTCACTTCAAGAATCACCACCTATTGCTGCCTTTACAACTCAACAACAACGATCTTCTCAATCCTCTCGTGGTGGCTCTACCTATAGAGGCAGAGGTCGTGGCTCCAATTCTGGTGGTAGGGGACGTGGCAGAAGACCACCACATTGTCAACTGTGTCGTACAAATGGTCACTATGCAAGCTCATGCCCTGACCTTGCATCCTTTGCTCGTAAAGATACTACCCCCGATGAAACTCTTGCTCAAGCTTTCCATGCTCAATGTCACGTCACCAACCGATCTCCTGATTGGTATGTTGACTCAGGGGCTACATCGCACATGATGCCATCTACCACCCACTTGGACTCGTCTTCTCCTTATACCGGTCATGAACAAGTGATTTTTGGAAATGGTAAAGTCTCTCCTATTTCTCACATTGGTACTTCCACTTTACTTTCCAATCTTGTGTTATCTGATGTTCTTGTGGTTCCCAATTTAACCAAGAATCTATTATCAATAAGCAAACTAACCCAAGACTCACCAGTTGATGTGTTATTCTCTAATCCTTTCTTTACTATTCAGAATCGCAAAACAAAGGAAATACTAGCAAAGGGTAGATGTGACAACGGGCTTTATGTACTCAAACATGGTCATCAAGTGTTCTTTGCAGCTTCATCTTCTTCTCAACTTCGTGCCTCTCCAGAACTATGGCATGCTAGATTAGGCCATGTTTCTTTTGATACTCTTTTTGTTTTAAATAAGAATGGTTGTTTGTCGTTGACTTCATTATTACCTAAACCTACGATTTGTTCATCTTGTCAACTTGCCAAAAGCAAGCGTTTACCTTTTACTCTCAATGACAAACGGTCTTTAAATGTGCTTGATTTGGTTCATTGTGACTTATGGGGACTGCACCGGTTCCCGCAACAGATGGTTATTCATACTATTGCATATTTGTGGATGACTTCTCACGCTTCACTTGGTTTTATCCTTTGA
- the LOC111915366 gene encoding receptor-like protein kinase FERONIA, which yields MIDPVLWKQMDPKSFKIFSETAYYCVKEQRQQRPNIHQIVIQLEKALEFQWKHQNPDFISKAHSMVKGMTSKSLKGKNLKHLEIPLIDIQLATENFGKTYLIGSGGYGDVYKAELDHFDSKNLLPLEEKKTREHAKKRSTVAIKRILNREDKQGIQGFLAEIEMLTNCKHPNIISLLGFCKEGDHMLLVYEHASKGSLSDYLGSTGGKLTNLSWVQRIKICIDIARGLNYLHTKIEDDRRIIHRDIKSDNILLTENWQAKIADFGLSRLRSVKKSQQVNKTLNTETRAGTDFYWDPEYFKTGRLKNESDIYSFGVVLFEILSGKLANDEIYTKENINGIAPVARRRFNEGTIREMVDPKLMEETHDNIFTSSRGPDKDSLDTFTKIAYQCVAESQTNRPTAEVIIKELEEALSLQENIKDHLKFSLDDIKTATQDFSHNNLIGHGGFGNVYKGEVTHAKGRSTIAAKRWHGEYEQGEHKFLMELQILLEYKHENCIGLLGYCNEMGEKIIAYEYASRGSLDRYLKDKGLMWMKRLEICIDIASGLDFLHGGGVAQEPVMHRDIKSSNVLLTNDWKGKISDFGLSLISPLNKDIDFVIDNLWGTIGYIDPLYLKLGFLTKESDIYSLGVVLFEILSIMKCIC from the exons ATGATAGATCCGGTTCTATGGAAACAAATGGACCCAAAATCATTCAAAATCTTTTCGGAAACAGCATACTACTGCGTGAAGGAACAACGACAACAACGTCCAAATATACATCAGATTGTCATACAACTTGAGAAAGCCTTGGAATTTCAATGGAAACATCAAAACCCTGAT TTCATATCAAAGGCTCACTCTATGGTTAAGGGCATGACTTCCAAGAGCTTGAAG GGGAAAAACTTGAAACACTTAGAGATCCCACTCATTGATATACAATTGGCCACCGAGAATTTTGGTAAAACATACCTCATTGGGTCAGGCGGATATGGTGATGTGTACAAAGCTGAACTTGACCATTTTGATAGCAAAAACTTGTTGCCATTAGAAGAGAAGAAGACAAGGGAACATGCCAAGAAGCGCTCCACTGTAGCTATCAAACGCATATTGAATAGAGAAGACAAACAAGGAATACAAGGGTTCCTAGCAGAAATTGAAATGCTTACAAATTGTAAGCATCCCAACATAATCTCTCTTCTTGGATTTTGCAAGGAAGGTGATCATATGTTACTTGTCTACGAGCATGCTTCTAAAGGAAGCCTTAGTGATTATTTGGGAAGCACCGGTGGTAAGTTGACTAATCTTAGTTGGGTGCAACGTATAAAGATATGTATTGATATCGCACGCGGATTGAATTACCTTCATACCAAGATAGAGGACGATCGAAGGATAATACACCGTGATATAAAAAGCGATAACATTTTGTTAACTGAGAATTGGCAAGCCAAGATTGCTGATTTTGGGCTCTCCAGATTACGCAGTGTGAAAAAAAGTCAACAAGTGAACAAGACTCTCAATACAGAAACTCGTGCAGGCACAGATTTTTATTGGGACCCAGAATATTTTAAAACGGGTAGGTTGAAAAATGAATCAGACATTTACTCTTTTGGGGTCGTTTTATTTGAGATCCTGTCAGGGAAGCTTGCCAATGATGAAATTTACACCAAAGAAAATATCAACGGGATTGCACCTGTCGCAAGACGTCGCTTCAATGAGGGAACAATAAGGGAAATGGTAGATCCTAAGTTGATGGAAGAAACTCATGACAACATTTTCACTTCAAGTAGAGGACCCGACAAAGATTCATTGGATACATTTACAAAAATTGCATACCAATGTGTTGCTGAATCTCAAACTAACCGTCCAACAGCAGAAGTCATAATTAAGGAACTTGAGGAAGCGTTATCTTTACAA GAAAACATCAAGGACCACCTCAAATTCTCACTTGATGACATTAAAACTGCCACACAAGACTTCAGCCATAACAACTTGATTGGTCATGGAGGATTTGGGAATGTATATAAAGGAGAAGTTACACATGCTAAGGGACGTTCTACTATTGCTGCAAAGCGGTGGCATGGGGAATATGAACAGGGAGAACACAAATTTTTGATGGAGCTTCAAATTCTCTTGGAATATAAACATGAAAATTGTATTGGTCTTTTAGGCTATTGCAACGAAATGGGTGAAAAAATCATTGCTTATGAGTATGCTTCTAGAGGAAGTCTGGATAGGTACTTGAAGGACAAAGGTCTTATGTGGATGAAACGGCTTGAGATATGCATCGATATTGCAAGCGGGTTGGATTTCCTTCATGGAGGTGGAGTAGCACAAGAGCCGGTGATGCATAGAGACATTAAAAGCTCAAACGTTCTATTAACCAATGATTGGAAAGGAAAAATTTCTGATTTTGGGCTTTCGTTAATAAGTCCATTAAATAAGGATATTGACTTTGTCATTGATAATTTATGGGGCACAATAGGCTATATTGACCCACTATACCTGAAATTGGGTTTCTTAACCAAAGAATCTGATATATATTCACTCGGCGTTGTTTTATTTGAGATATTGTCTATCATGAAATGCATATGTTGA